One genomic region from Leifsonia sp. Root1293 encodes:
- a CDS encoding DEAD/DEAH box helicase, which yields MSSDARPLLDRLPESTDADAIFEAFEQWAVDSGLTLYPAQEEALIEIVSGANLILSTPTGTGKSLVAVGAHFAAMAAGSRSFYTAPIKALVSEKFFALVDVFGAANVGMMTGDSAVNPDAPIICCTAEILANQALRHGEDTEADVVIMDEFHFYADQDRGWAWQVPLLLLSRAQFVLMSATLGDTSEIAADLTRRTDRDTASVTGVERPVPLSYYYETTPVHETIDDLLQTNRAPVYIVHFSQAAALERAQALASAKIASREQRDEIAELIAEFRFTTAFGKTLSRLIRMGIGVHHAGMLPKYRRLVETLAQRGLLRVICGTDTLGVGINVPIRTVLLTALTKYDGQRMRQLTAREFHQIAGRAGRAGYDTTGTVVAQAPEHESENLKAIEKAGDDPKKKRKIIRKKAPDGFVSWGEPSFRKLIDAEPEALRSHMQMTSAMLINVIARGGDVFENVRTLVFDNHEPWKRRLELARRALGIYRTLRASGIVTQDDGVIRLAIDLEPNFALNQPLSPFALEAFELIEPESPSYALDIISVLEATLDDPRAILSQQQFVARGEAVAAMKSEGIEYEERMELLEDITHPRPLADLLGAAYETYAAVQPWVRDFALSPKSVVRDMYERAMSFGEFIAFYRLARSEGVVLRYLSDAYRTARQTIPLDLRTEDLTDLIEWLGELVRQVDSSLLDEWNELAHPDAAVHHALETAVVPPAPSRLTTNIRAFRVLVRNELFRRVQLAAREDYPALDELDAQHGFDAAAWTQALDGYFTEYDAIGIGPHARSSALLVLDESSRVWTARQIFDDPDGDHDWAIEATVDLDASDDAGEAVIRVTRVGPHSAR from the coding sequence ATGAGCTCCGATGCGCGTCCCCTCCTCGACCGCCTTCCGGAGTCGACGGATGCCGACGCGATCTTCGAGGCGTTCGAGCAGTGGGCGGTCGACAGCGGGCTCACGCTCTACCCGGCCCAGGAGGAGGCGCTCATCGAGATCGTCTCCGGCGCGAATCTCATTCTCTCCACCCCGACGGGAACCGGGAAGTCGCTCGTCGCCGTCGGCGCGCACTTCGCGGCGATGGCGGCGGGCAGCCGCTCCTTCTACACGGCTCCGATCAAGGCTCTGGTGAGCGAGAAGTTCTTCGCCCTGGTCGACGTCTTCGGTGCGGCGAACGTGGGGATGATGACCGGCGATTCGGCCGTGAATCCCGACGCGCCGATCATCTGCTGCACCGCGGAGATCCTCGCCAACCAGGCGCTCCGACACGGCGAGGACACCGAGGCGGACGTCGTCATCATGGACGAGTTCCACTTCTACGCCGACCAGGACCGCGGCTGGGCCTGGCAGGTTCCGCTGCTGCTCCTGTCCCGTGCCCAGTTCGTGCTCATGTCGGCCACGCTCGGCGACACGAGCGAGATCGCCGCCGACCTCACCCGCCGGACGGACCGCGACACGGCATCCGTCACCGGAGTGGAACGCCCCGTGCCGCTCAGCTACTACTACGAGACCACGCCGGTGCACGAGACCATCGACGACCTGCTGCAGACGAACCGTGCTCCCGTCTACATCGTGCACTTCTCACAGGCCGCGGCGCTCGAGCGCGCGCAGGCACTGGCGAGCGCGAAGATCGCCAGCCGGGAGCAACGCGACGAGATCGCCGAGCTCATCGCCGAGTTCCGGTTCACCACGGCGTTCGGCAAGACCCTCTCCAGGCTCATCCGCATGGGCATCGGCGTGCACCACGCCGGCATGCTGCCGAAGTACCGCCGTCTCGTCGAGACCCTCGCCCAGCGCGGCCTGCTCCGCGTCATCTGCGGCACCGACACGCTCGGCGTCGGCATCAACGTGCCCATCCGCACAGTGCTGCTCACAGCACTGACCAAGTACGACGGCCAACGGATGCGGCAGCTCACCGCCCGCGAGTTCCACCAGATCGCCGGCAGGGCGGGGCGCGCCGGCTACGACACCACCGGTACCGTCGTCGCGCAGGCTCCCGAGCACGAGTCCGAGAACCTCAAGGCCATCGAGAAGGCGGGCGACGACCCGAAGAAGAAGCGCAAGATCATCCGAAAGAAGGCCCCGGACGGCTTCGTGTCGTGGGGCGAGCCGTCGTTCCGCAAGCTCATCGACGCCGAGCCCGAGGCGCTGCGCTCGCACATGCAGATGACCAGCGCGATGCTCATCAACGTGATCGCCCGCGGTGGGGACGTGTTCGAGAACGTGCGCACGCTGGTGTTCGACAATCACGAGCCGTGGAAGCGCCGGCTCGAGCTCGCCCGCCGGGCGCTCGGCATCTATCGCACCCTGCGGGCGTCCGGGATCGTCACGCAGGACGACGGCGTCATCAGGCTCGCGATCGACCTGGAGCCGAACTTCGCTCTCAACCAGCCGTTGTCCCCGTTCGCGCTGGAGGCGTTCGAGCTCATCGAACCCGAGTCGCCGAGCTATGCGCTCGACATCATCTCGGTGCTGGAGGCCACCCTCGACGATCCGCGCGCCATCCTGTCGCAGCAGCAGTTCGTCGCGCGGGGCGAGGCAGTCGCCGCCATGAAGTCCGAGGGCATCGAATACGAGGAGCGCATGGAGCTGCTCGAGGACATCACGCATCCGCGCCCGCTCGCCGACCTCCTCGGCGCCGCCTACGAGACCTACGCGGCCGTGCAGCCGTGGGTGCGCGACTTCGCCCTCAGCCCGAAGTCGGTCGTGCGTGACATGTACGAGAGGGCGATGTCGTTCGGCGAGTTCATCGCCTTCTACAGACTGGCGCGCTCGGAGGGAGTCGTGCTGCGCTACCTGTCCGACGCCTACCGCACGGCGAGGCAGACCATTCCTCTCGACCTGCGCACCGAGGATCTGACCGATCTCATCGAGTGGCTGGGCGAACTGGTGCGCCAGGTCGACTCGAGCCTGCTCGACGAGTGGAACGAACTGGCGCATCCGGATGCCGCCGTCCATCACGCTCTCGAGACGGCCGTCGTGCCCCCGGCGCCCAGCCGCCTCACCACGAACATCCGCGCCTTCCGCGTGCTCGTGCGCAACGAGCTGTTCCGGCGCGTGCAACTGGCCGCACGCGAGGACTATCCGGCGCTCGACGAGCTCGACGCTCAGCACGGCTTCGATGCGGCGGCCTGGACTCAGGCGCTGGACGGCTACTTCACCGAGTACGACGCCATCGGCATCGGTCCGCATGCTCGCAGCTCGGCGCTGCTCGTCCTCGACGAGAGCAGCCGCGTGTGGACGGCCCGCCAGATCTTCGACGACCCCGACGGCGACCACGACTGGGCCATCGAGGCCACGGTCGATCTCGACGCCTCCGACGACGCCGGTGAGGCCGTCATCCGGGTCACGAGGGTCGGTCCGCACTCCGCTCGCTGA
- a CDS encoding stealth family protein — protein sequence MTEQAHTGDRVERPVAFGRQPTPKRRRGSLSSLPEPLLIGAPDGRSRFGRDDLVLRKGQYALASGHFTPRESMIEDLIAVRDALIAAGIEFLLVRGDGDRPVIAVDRRSRREVCAALATAFATEPFYSQTVDHDGLRDVLVADGSLSAKRKAAVFRLYRPRVEPIGRLRYGAETAFQLEFWKFGDEEIVAPRPNSLMRERMPRSEAVEDSVELYGRRWRTLENMFATHASDIDFEIDMVFSWVDGSSADFVRERAKRMQAYVVGDGDDNEARYRQIDELKYALRSVYMFAPWVRRIFIATDSPAPEWLAEHPQVTIMRSEDFFADPTVLPTHNSHAVESQLHNIPGIAEHFLYSNDDMFFGRPLSPDLFFSPGGITKFVEAPTRIGLGENDPTRSGFENAARVNRRLLHDRFGKVTTRHLEHCAAPLRASVMRLMETEEFPEEFARTAASRFRSATDISVTNSLYHYYSLMTGRAVVQTQARVKYIETTLAMAPDQMARLLKRRDQDMFCLNDGSKPEISVEERTAAVTDFLERYFPFPAPWEKVTPESGSASSAALDGVRSAAPGA from the coding sequence ATGACCGAGCAAGCACATACGGGAGACCGGGTCGAGCGACCCGTCGCATTCGGCCGCCAGCCGACCCCGAAACGACGTCGTGGATCGCTGTCATCACTGCCGGAGCCCCTGCTCATCGGAGCCCCAGACGGCCGCAGCCGCTTCGGCCGCGACGACCTCGTGCTGCGCAAGGGCCAGTATGCGCTCGCGTCGGGTCACTTCACGCCCCGCGAGTCGATGATCGAAGATCTCATCGCCGTGCGCGACGCGCTGATCGCCGCCGGCATCGAGTTCCTCCTCGTGCGCGGAGACGGCGATCGCCCCGTCATCGCGGTCGACCGTCGCAGCCGACGCGAGGTGTGCGCGGCACTCGCCACGGCCTTCGCCACCGAGCCGTTCTACTCGCAGACCGTCGATCACGATGGCCTTCGAGACGTGCTCGTCGCCGACGGATCCCTGTCAGCCAAGCGCAAGGCAGCCGTCTTCAGGCTCTATCGACCCAGAGTCGAACCGATCGGACGCCTCCGCTACGGCGCCGAGACGGCCTTCCAGCTCGAGTTCTGGAAGTTCGGCGATGAGGAGATCGTCGCCCCGCGTCCCAACAGCCTCATGCGCGAGCGGATGCCGCGGTCGGAGGCCGTCGAGGACTCGGTGGAGCTCTACGGCCGTCGCTGGCGCACCCTCGAGAACATGTTCGCGACGCACGCGAGCGACATCGACTTCGAGATCGACATGGTGTTCTCGTGGGTCGACGGATCGAGCGCCGACTTCGTGCGCGAGCGTGCCAAGCGGATGCAGGCCTACGTCGTCGGCGACGGCGACGACAACGAGGCGCGCTACCGCCAGATCGACGAACTCAAGTACGCGTTGCGCAGCGTCTACATGTTCGCCCCCTGGGTGCGGCGCATCTTCATCGCGACGGACTCGCCGGCTCCCGAGTGGCTCGCCGAGCATCCGCAGGTCACCATCATGCGCAGCGAGGACTTCTTCGCCGACCCGACGGTGCTGCCCACGCACAACTCGCACGCCGTCGAGAGCCAGCTGCACAACATCCCCGGCATCGCCGAGCACTTCCTCTACTCCAACGACGACATGTTCTTCGGGCGCCCGCTCTCGCCCGACCTGTTCTTCTCCCCGGGCGGCATCACGAAGTTCGTCGAGGCGCCGACCCGCATCGGGCTCGGCGAGAACGACCCGACCCGCAGCGGATTCGAGAACGCGGCGCGCGTCAATCGGCGCCTGCTGCACGACCGTTTCGGCAAGGTCACCACGCGCCACCTCGAGCACTGTGCCGCCCCGCTCCGCGCGAGCGTCATGCGCCTCATGGAGACCGAGGAGTTCCCCGAGGAATTCGCCAGGACCGCTGCCAGCCGGTTCCGCTCGGCGACGGACATCTCCGTGACGAACTCGCTCTACCACTACTACTCGCTCATGACCGGTCGTGCCGTCGTGCAGACCCAGGCGAGGGTCAAGTACATCGAGACCACTCTCGCCATGGCTCCCGACCAGATGGCGCGTTTGCTCAAGCGTCGCGACCAGGACATGTTCTGCCTCAACGACGGTTCGAAGCCCGAGATCTCGGTCGAGGAGCGAACCGCAGCGGTGACGGACTTCCTCGAGCGCTACTTCCCGTTCCCCGCCCCGTGGGAGAAGGTCACACCAGAATCGGGATCGGCGTCGTCGGCGGCGCTGGACGGTGTGCGTTCTGCTGCACCAGGGGCCTGA
- a CDS encoding phosphodiesterase, with translation MIPRTAEHPRPDHFILHISDTHLLAGNGRLYGSVDSERHLRDLFASLEASGGRPEAIVFTGDLADKGEPDAYSRIRAIVDPVAERLGSRVIWVMGNHDDRAAFRAGLLDEEPSTAPVDAVTWLGDLRIITLDTSVPGHHHGEVSGAQLDWLAAELATIAPDGTILAMHHPPVPSVLDLAVSVELRDQIDLAEVLAGSDVRSIIAGHLHYSSMATFVGIPVSVASASCYTQDLTVPVGGTRPRDGARAFNLVHVYPTTVLHSVVPLGEFPALDFVDAQETERRLESVGIRISEPVRPLVQQNAHRPAPPTTPIPILV, from the coding sequence GTGATCCCCAGAACGGCCGAACACCCGCGGCCCGACCATTTCATCCTCCACATCAGCGACACGCACCTCCTCGCCGGCAACGGCAGGTTGTACGGGAGCGTCGACAGCGAACGTCACCTGCGTGACCTGTTCGCCTCGCTCGAAGCGTCAGGAGGGCGCCCCGAGGCCATCGTCTTCACCGGCGACCTCGCCGACAAGGGCGAACCCGACGCGTACAGCCGCATCCGTGCCATCGTGGATCCCGTGGCCGAGCGGCTCGGTTCCCGGGTCATCTGGGTGATGGGCAACCATGACGACAGGGCCGCGTTCCGTGCCGGCCTGCTCGACGAGGAGCCCTCGACAGCTCCCGTGGATGCCGTCACCTGGCTCGGCGACCTGCGCATCATCACGCTCGACACCAGCGTTCCCGGTCATCACCACGGCGAGGTCTCGGGCGCGCAGCTCGACTGGCTCGCCGCCGAGCTCGCGACCATCGCCCCCGACGGGACGATCCTCGCCATGCACCACCCGCCCGTTCCGTCTGTACTCGATCTCGCGGTCTCGGTCGAACTGCGCGACCAGATCGACCTCGCCGAAGTTCTCGCCGGCAGCGACGTGCGCAGCATCATCGCGGGGCACCTGCACTACTCGTCGATGGCGACTTTCGTCGGAATCCCCGTCTCCGTCGCGTCAGCGAGCTGCTACACGCAGGACCTCACCGTGCCGGTCGGCGGCACCCGGCCCCGTGACGGCGCCCGGGCCTTCAACCTCGTGCACGTGTACCCGACGACGGTGCTGCACTCGGTGGTGCCGCTCGGCGAGTTCCCGGCACTCGACTTCGTCGACGCTCAGGAGACCGAGCGGAGGCTCGAATCCGTCGGCATCCGCATCTCTGAGCCCGTCAGGCCCCTGGTGCAGCAGAACGCACACCGTCCAGCGCCGCCGACGACGCCGATCCCGATTCTGGTGTGA
- a CDS encoding LysM peptidoglycan-binding domain-containing protein, with translation MIASRTVVATTFALTVAAALVACSTPEPPAPPVTVVVTVTPKATPTPTPTPAADPPAPQPSFEVVVPVPNAPAPEVVEGPASDLGARDGATAAPETDGNGALVSYTVVAGDSFFDIAQRFDLPQQQLLRMNPNIPDFGEDIYIGTVINLDWTKTG, from the coding sequence ATGATCGCAAGCCGCACCGTCGTCGCGACGACATTCGCACTGACCGTCGCCGCAGCCCTCGTGGCGTGCAGCACCCCTGAACCGCCAGCGCCACCCGTCACCGTCGTCGTGACCGTCACGCCGAAGGCCACCCCCACGCCGACACCGACGCCCGCTGCAGACCCTCCGGCGCCGCAGCCCAGCTTCGAGGTCGTCGTCCCCGTGCCGAACGCCCCGGCCCCCGAGGTCGTCGAGGGCCCGGCCTCCGACCTGGGCGCCCGCGACGGGGCGACGGCGGCTCCCGAGACCGACGGCAACGGAGCGCTCGTCAGCTATACGGTCGTTGCCGGGGACAGCTTCTTCGACATCGCCCAGCGCTTCGACCTGCCGCAGCAGCAGTTACTGCGCATGAACCCGAACATCCCCGATTTCGGCGAGGACATCTACATCGGCACCGTCATCAATCTCGATTGGACGAAGACGGGCTGA
- a CDS encoding helix-turn-helix transcriptional regulator, whose amino-acid sequence MSSPQMVGREGDLERLRALLDATADGVPRTAVVGGEAGIGKTRLVTEFEAALAPDVLVLRGQSVDLGAVAAPYAPVKDVLRSLVAAVGAEAVTDAAGPGRSALIALLPELARGEREAGSSAQLHEAVAVVLERFSQDRAVVVILEDLHWIDAASLTLLRFLIRAVRSGHLLLVLTYRSDDVTRGHPVRAFLAELDRGRSIDRWELGRLSRAQVRRQVKAILGESPDPDLLARTSARSEGVPFFVEELLGLGGCPTDDGLPDTLRDLLLARYERLEPNTQAVLRLLAAGGVRVQHELIADVHGGAAEELDAAIREAVFASVLVAGDDDYAFRHALVREAIHAELLPGERARFHAAYAEALERTAGTRRVAAEVSYHWMAAHDPEKAFPATLAAMAEARAAFAYATAGQMGERALDLWDRVVEPERVSGMNRLELLGRTASHLRNAGENERSCALIDLALAEGGPDRPLQYARALRDKAFYLGNAGRTGTVPLLEQAIELVPPGSPGELRATMLTALAGRLMIEGRTEEAIAMATDASAEAAAAGSDRYSSVAHNIAGVSMVHSGDIDGGLAMLERARELGDGDRVAGLRYRVNISDMHYLLGRYRSAVELAESGLARARELGVERISGVILASNAVDPYYALGEWDRADELIERGLSLDPPFAFRVYLQRARMWGMLWRGDVSGAAAMYRSLAPSIASLVEVEMQTRLGIARLAAELAIAEGDDERAWQEASVVFRPEHRSIPGYDLPLLAVAARALAGIRRSEAKAASPVDLDAAAADLRLASAALAWWPTAVVWSAFVDAELGGSPGTGLDPALWLRARTAAEGGPVHLGPYAALRLAEAQIAAGDRSGAHESLRSAVTEADHFGIGLVGDLARAVARRARLSTDAQSETRTEATDPGAEPLTPRERQVLELVARGLSNREIGAELFISGKTASVHVSAILRKLGAATRTEAVFLASAGDPLTEHFRSLA is encoded by the coding sequence ATGTCGAGCCCGCAAATGGTCGGGCGTGAGGGTGATCTCGAGCGGCTGCGCGCGCTCCTCGATGCCACTGCCGACGGCGTTCCTCGCACTGCTGTCGTGGGCGGAGAGGCAGGCATCGGCAAGACCCGTCTCGTGACGGAATTCGAGGCCGCGCTCGCCCCTGACGTGCTCGTACTCCGTGGCCAGTCCGTCGACCTCGGCGCCGTCGCCGCCCCGTACGCTCCGGTCAAGGACGTGCTGCGGAGCCTGGTGGCCGCCGTGGGCGCTGAGGCCGTGACGGATGCCGCCGGCCCAGGGCGCTCCGCGCTGATCGCCCTGCTTCCCGAGCTCGCGCGCGGCGAGAGGGAGGCGGGCTCATCGGCGCAGCTCCACGAGGCGGTCGCGGTGGTCCTCGAGAGGTTCTCACAGGACCGTGCTGTCGTCGTGATACTCGAGGACCTGCACTGGATCGACGCCGCGAGCCTCACGCTGCTCCGCTTCCTCATCCGTGCCGTGCGCAGTGGCCACCTGCTGCTGGTGCTCACCTATCGCAGCGACGACGTGACGCGCGGGCACCCCGTCCGCGCGTTCCTCGCCGAGCTCGACCGCGGCCGCTCCATCGACCGGTGGGAGCTCGGCCGGCTCAGCAGGGCGCAGGTTCGGCGCCAGGTGAAGGCCATCCTGGGCGAGTCGCCCGATCCCGACCTGCTCGCCCGCACCTCCGCCCGCAGCGAAGGCGTGCCGTTCTTCGTCGAGGAGCTTCTCGGCCTCGGAGGTTGCCCCACCGACGACGGCCTGCCCGACACCCTTCGCGACCTGCTGCTCGCCCGTTACGAACGCCTCGAGCCGAACACGCAGGCGGTCCTCCGCCTGCTGGCCGCCGGCGGCGTGCGCGTGCAGCACGAGCTGATCGCCGACGTGCACGGGGGAGCCGCCGAGGAGCTCGATGCCGCCATCCGCGAAGCCGTCTTCGCGAGCGTTCTCGTCGCCGGTGACGACGACTACGCCTTCCGCCACGCCCTCGTCCGCGAGGCGATCCACGCGGAGCTCCTTCCCGGAGAGCGCGCCCGATTCCACGCCGCCTACGCCGAGGCCCTCGAACGCACCGCGGGTACTCGTCGCGTCGCGGCCGAGGTCTCGTACCACTGGATGGCCGCCCACGATCCCGAGAAGGCCTTCCCGGCGACGCTCGCCGCCATGGCCGAGGCCCGGGCGGCCTTCGCGTACGCCACGGCAGGGCAGATGGGCGAGCGCGCTCTCGACCTGTGGGATCGGGTCGTGGAGCCGGAGCGGGTCTCGGGCATGAATCGGCTCGAGCTCCTCGGCCGCACGGCGTCGCACCTGCGGAACGCCGGCGAGAACGAGCGCTCGTGCGCCCTCATCGACCTGGCACTGGCGGAGGGAGGACCCGACCGGCCGCTGCAGTACGCCCGCGCGCTCCGAGACAAGGCCTTCTACCTCGGCAACGCGGGCCGCACGGGCACCGTGCCGCTCCTCGAGCAGGCGATCGAGCTCGTTCCGCCCGGCAGCCCCGGCGAGCTGCGCGCCACCATGCTCACCGCACTCGCCGGACGCCTGATGATCGAGGGACGCACTGAGGAGGCCATCGCGATGGCCACGGATGCCTCGGCGGAGGCGGCTGCTGCGGGCTCCGATCGCTATTCCTCCGTCGCCCACAACATCGCCGGCGTCAGCATGGTGCACAGCGGCGACATCGACGGCGGGCTCGCCATGCTCGAGCGTGCGCGGGAACTGGGCGACGGAGACCGCGTCGCCGGACTGCGCTACAGGGTCAACATCTCCGACATGCACTACCTGCTCGGCCGGTACCGATCGGCCGTGGAGCTCGCCGAGAGCGGCCTCGCGCGCGCTCGTGAGCTCGGCGTCGAACGCATCTCGGGAGTCATCCTCGCTTCGAACGCTGTCGACCCGTACTACGCGCTGGGCGAGTGGGACCGCGCCGACGAGCTGATCGAGCGGGGGCTCTCGCTCGATCCGCCGTTCGCCTTCAGGGTGTACCTGCAGCGTGCGCGCATGTGGGGGATGCTCTGGCGGGGCGATGTCAGCGGTGCGGCCGCGATGTACAGGTCGCTGGCCCCGTCGATCGCCTCGCTCGTCGAGGTCGAGATGCAGACCCGGCTCGGCATCGCCCGCCTCGCCGCAGAACTCGCCATCGCCGAGGGAGACGACGAGAGGGCGTGGCAGGAGGCGAGCGTCGTCTTCCGTCCCGAGCACCGCAGCATTCCCGGCTACGACCTTCCGCTGCTCGCCGTCGCGGCACGCGCGCTGGCCGGCATCCGTCGTTCCGAGGCGAAGGCGGCGTCCCCGGTCGATCTCGACGCCGCTGCCGCCGATCTGCGGCTCGCTTCGGCCGCGCTCGCGTGGTGGCCGACCGCCGTCGTGTGGTCCGCGTTCGTCGACGCCGAGCTGGGCGGCTCACCGGGCACCGGTCTCGATCCCGCCCTCTGGCTTCGAGCTCGCACGGCGGCGGAGGGCGGCCCCGTGCACCTCGGCCCGTACGCCGCCCTCAGGCTCGCCGAGGCCCAGATCGCCGCCGGCGACAGATCCGGCGCGCACGAGAGCCTGCGATCGGCTGTCACCGAAGCCGATCACTTCGGAATCGGTCTCGTCGGCGACCTGGCCCGCGCGGTGGCACGTCGGGCGCGGCTGAGCACCGATGCGCAGTCGGAGACGCGTACCGAGGCGACGGATCCCGGCGCCGAACCGCTCACGCCCCGGGAGCGACAGGTGCTGGAGCTCGTCGCCCGCGGTCTCAGCAATCGCGAGATCGGCGCCGAGCTCTTCATCAGCGGCAAGACGGCGAGCGTGCACGTCTCGGCGATCCTGCGCAAGCTCGGCGCAGCGACCCGCACCGAGGCGGTCTTCCTCGCCAGTGCGGGCGACCCACTGACGGAGCACTTCCGTTCCCTCGCTTAG
- a CDS encoding NtaA/DmoA family FMN-dependent monooxygenase (This protein belongs to a clade of FMN-dependent monooxygenases, within a broader family of flavin-dependent oxidoreductases, the luciferase-like monooxygenase (LMM) family, some of whose members use coenzyme F420 rather than FMN.), whose protein sequence is MVRALGAFPSGWRIPGAHADPRTDTAVLRRTAKLAEAAHLDYLFFGDWLATGSDLEVRDPYLLARIDPLSAITYLAGITRRIGLIATANTTYSDPYTLARATASVDALSSGRAGLNLVTGAEPRSAGNHGRDAHWGNEHRYDQATEFIEALRLLWDSWEDDAFVQDRATGRLIDPTRLHAADYSGEHVRVAGALNVVRPVQGHLPIVHAGTALRSRQLAAATADVALVAVPTLAEGVRLSAELRRQAVAAGRATDELRIISPVLPVVAATQQEAWAIFDQLLALVPLDDGSELSLSPDFPSGRGIRALSQAVGVALGPQALDAVVTRRLAERFSDLGQHLIDVVAVRTGRRVGDDERPITLRHLLATHLVPSAAIVGDAGVVADHLQEWFEADAVDGFNVLTAFHGDQFEAFTTLVIPELRRRGLFRDAYEGRTLREHLGLARPGNLHAAAREAEAAQTVRRRA, encoded by the coding sequence ATGGTGAGGGCACTGGGCGCATTCCCCTCGGGCTGGCGCATCCCCGGCGCGCACGCCGACCCGCGCACCGACACGGCCGTGCTCCGACGAACGGCCAAGCTGGCCGAGGCCGCGCACCTCGACTACCTCTTCTTCGGCGACTGGCTGGCGACGGGAAGCGACCTCGAGGTGCGCGATCCGTACCTGCTGGCGCGCATCGACCCGCTGTCGGCGATCACCTACCTGGCCGGCATCACCCGGCGCATCGGCCTGATCGCCACAGCCAACACCACGTACAGCGACCCGTACACGCTCGCGCGGGCCACGGCATCCGTCGACGCGCTGAGCTCAGGTCGCGCCGGCCTCAACCTCGTCACCGGAGCAGAGCCGAGATCCGCGGGCAACCACGGTCGCGACGCGCACTGGGGCAACGAGCACCGCTACGACCAGGCCACGGAGTTCATCGAGGCACTGCGCCTGCTCTGGGACAGCTGGGAGGACGACGCCTTCGTCCAGGACCGCGCCACGGGTCGGCTCATCGACCCGACGCGGCTGCACGCTGCCGACTACAGCGGCGAGCACGTGCGCGTGGCTGGGGCCCTGAACGTGGTGCGTCCCGTGCAGGGCCACCTGCCGATCGTGCACGCTGGAACGGCGCTGCGCTCGCGCCAGCTGGCTGCGGCCACGGCGGACGTCGCCCTCGTCGCCGTGCCGACCCTGGCCGAGGGCGTGCGGTTGAGTGCTGAGCTGCGCCGCCAGGCCGTTGCCGCCGGGCGCGCCACCGACGAACTGCGCATCATCTCGCCTGTGCTCCCTGTCGTCGCCGCCACCCAGCAGGAGGCGTGGGCCATCTTCGATCAGCTGCTCGCCCTGGTTCCGCTCGACGACGGTTCCGAACTCTCGCTCTCGCCCGACTTCCCCTCCGGTCGGGGCATCCGTGCCCTCTCCCAGGCCGTGGGAGTCGCCCTGGGTCCGCAGGCTCTCGACGCCGTCGTGACCCGACGCCTGGCCGAGCGGTTCAGCGACCTCGGACAGCACCTCATCGACGTGGTGGCTGTGCGCACGGGTCGGCGCGTCGGTGACGACGAGCGTCCGATCACCCTGCGCCACCTGCTTGCCACCCACCTGGTGCCGAGCGCAGCCATCGTCGGCGATGCCGGTGTCGTCGCCGATCATCTGCAGGAGTGGTTCGAGGCCGATGCCGTCGACGGCTTCAACGTGCTGACGGCCTTCCACGGCGACCAGTTCGAGGCGTTCACGACACTGGTGATCCCGGAACTCCGGCGGCGCGGGCTGTTCCGCGACGCCTATGAGGGCCGCACCCTGCGTGAGCACCTCGGTCTGGCGCGCCCGGGCAATCTCCACGCGGCGGCACGAGAGGCCGAGGCCGCGCAGACTGTCAGGCGACGCGCGTAG